Proteins encoded together in one Vigna angularis cultivar LongXiaoDou No.4 chromosome 5, ASM1680809v1, whole genome shotgun sequence window:
- the LOC108339515 gene encoding indole-3-acetic acid-amido synthetase GH3.6 — translation MPEAPRDYNLVEQNEKILDFIEDVTANADQVQKRVLSEILSSNANVEYLKRHGLHGQTDRETFKKLLPVITYEDIQPDINRIANGDTSPILCSKPISEFLTSSGTSGGERKLMPTIEEDLGRRSSLYGLLMPVMSLFVPGLEKGKGMYLMFIKSEAKTPGGIVARPVLTSYYKSSYFKDRPYDPYTNYTSPNETVLCPDSYQSMYSQLLCGLCQNKEVFRVGAVFASGFIRAIRFLEKHWSLLCNDIRTGTINSQITDTSVREAVMKILKPDPKLADLIQTECSKSSWQGIITRLWPNTKYVDVIVTGTMSQYIPTLDYYSNGLPLVCTMYASSECYFGVNLNPLCKPSEVSYTLIPTMCYFEFLPVNRSNGVNDPLHTPRSLNEKQQQELVELVDVKLGQEYELVVTTYAGLYRYRVGDVLRVAGFKNKAPQFNFVCRKNVVLSIDSDKTDEVELQNAMKNAVTHLVPFDASVSDYTSYADTTTIPGHYVLYWELALKGSTPIPPCVFEDCCLTIEESLNSVYRQGRVSDKSIGPLEIKIVEQGTFDKLMDYAISLGASINQYKTPRCVKFAPVVELLNSRVVEKYFSPKCPKWVSGHKQWINQN, via the exons ATGCCTGAGGCACCAAGGGACTACAACCTTGTTGAGCAAAACGAGAAAATTCTCGACTTTATTGAGGATGTCACCGCCAACGCCGACCAAGTTCAGAAGAGGGTCCTCTCCGAAATCCTCTCCAGCAATGCAAACGTCGAGTACCTGAAGAGACACGGTCTCCACGGCCAGACAGACCGTGAAACTTTCAAGAAACTCTTGCCTGTCATAACCTACGAGGATATCCAACCTGACATCAACCGCATCGCCAATGGTGACACTTCTCCAATCCTTTGCTCCAAACCCATCTCAGAATTTCTCACTAG TTCTGGGACATCAGGAGGTGAGAGGAAGCTGATGCCAACGATTGAAGAGGATCTAGGGAGGAGGAGTTCACTGTATGGGCTTCTGATGCCAGTGATGAGCCTGTTTGTTCCTGGTTTGGAAAAGGGCAAAGGAATGTACCTAATGTTCATAAAATCCGAGGCCAAAACACCTGGAGGGATTGTGGCTCGTCCAGTTCTGACCAGCTACTACAAAAGTTCCTATTTCAAAGACAGACCCTATGACCCCTACACCAACTACACCAGCCCGAATGAGACTGTCCTCTGCCCTGACTCCTACCAAAGCATGTACTCCCAACTCCTTTGTGGCCTTTGCCAAAACAAAGAAGTTTTCCGTGTGGGGGCAGTTTTTGCCTCTGGCTTCATAAGAGCCATTAGGTTCCTTGAGAAACACTGGTCCCTCCTTTGCAACGACATTAGAACTGGAACCATCAACTCTCAGATCACTGACACCTCCGTCCGTGAGGCTGTCATGAAGATCCTCAAACCTGATCCTAAGCTCGCGGATCTTATCCAGACTGAGTGTAGCAAGAGCTCATGGCAGGGCATAATCACTAGGCTGTGGCCAAATACTAAGTATGTGGATGTTATTGTGACCGGGACAATGTCACAGTACATCCCCACATTGGACTACTACAGCAATGGACTCCCGCTTGTGTGCACCATGTATGCGTCCAGTGAGTGCTATTTTGGTGTTAACCTAAACCCTCTTTGCAAACCCAGTGAGGTCTCTTACACCCTTATTCCCACCATGTGCTACTTCGAGTTCTTGCCTGTTAACCGAAGCAATGGAGTCAATGACCCTCTCCACACCCCCAGATCCCTCAATGAGAAACAACAGCAGGAGCTGGTTGAGCTCGTTGATGTCAAACTTGGCCAAGAATATGAACTCGTTGTCACAACTTATGCTG GATTGTATCGTTACAGAGTTGGTGATGTGCTGAGGGTGGCTGGATTCAAGAACAAGGCACCCCAATTCAACTTTGTGTGCAGAAAGAACGTGGTGTTGAGCATAGACTCAGACAAGACGGATGAGGTGGAGCTTCAGAACGCAATGAAGAATGCTGTGACACACTTGGTGCCCTTTGATGCATCAGTGTCTGATTACACAAGCTATGCAGACACCACAACGATCCCTGGGCACTATGTGTTGTACTGGGAGCTGGCTCTGAAAGGTTCAACCCCAATTCCACCGTGTGTGTTTGAGGACTGTTGCTTAACCATAGAGGAATCACTGAACAGTGTGTATCGGCAAGGGCGAGTCTCAGACAAATCAATTGGGCCCCTTGAGATAAAGATTGTGGAACAGGGGACTTTTGACAAGCTCATGGACTATGCCATAAGCCTAGGGGCTTCAATAAATCAGTACAAGACACCAAGGTGTGTGAAGTTTGCACCTGTGGTGGAGCTCTTGAACTCAAGGGTGGTGGAAAAATATTTTAGCCCCAAATGTCCAAAATGGGTTTCCGGCCACAAGCAGTGGATCAATCAGAACTGA